One window of the Nocardia huaxiensis genome contains the following:
- the trpC gene encoding indole-3-glycerol phosphate synthase TrpC, giving the protein MTVLDSILDGVRADVAAREALLDFQAVKKAAAAAPSPRDGKAALHSDGIGVIAEVKRASPSKGSLADIPDPAVLARAYEDGGARIISVLTEERRFKGSLADLDAVRKVVDIPILRKDFIVGPYQIHEARAHGADVILLIVAALDQDTLSALIDRTESLGMTALVEVHTEEEADRALEAGATVIGVNARNLKTLEVDRDVFARIAPGLPSDVIRVAESGIRGTADLLAYAGAGADAVLVGEGLVTSGDPRAAVAELVTAGTHPSCPKPVRRGR; this is encoded by the coding sequence ATGACGGTACTCGACTCGATTCTCGACGGGGTCCGCGCGGATGTGGCCGCACGGGAAGCCCTCCTGGATTTCCAGGCAGTCAAGAAGGCCGCGGCGGCGGCCCCTTCGCCGCGTGACGGCAAGGCGGCCCTGCACTCGGACGGCATCGGCGTCATCGCCGAGGTGAAGCGGGCCAGCCCGTCCAAGGGCTCCCTGGCCGACATTCCGGACCCGGCCGTCCTGGCCCGTGCGTACGAGGACGGCGGCGCGCGCATCATCAGCGTGCTCACCGAGGAGCGGCGCTTCAAGGGCTCGCTCGCGGATCTCGACGCGGTGCGCAAGGTCGTGGACATCCCGATCCTGCGCAAGGACTTCATTGTCGGCCCGTACCAGATCCACGAGGCCCGCGCGCACGGCGCGGACGTGATCCTGCTGATCGTGGCCGCCCTGGATCAGGACACGCTGTCGGCGCTCATCGACCGCACCGAATCGCTCGGCATGACCGCACTCGTCGAGGTGCACACCGAGGAGGAGGCCGACCGCGCCCTCGAGGCCGGCGCCACCGTGATCGGCGTGAACGCCCGCAATCTCAAGACCCTCGAGGTGGATCGGGATGTGTTCGCGCGCATCGCTCCCGGCCTGCCGTCGGACGTGATCCGCGTGGCCGAATCCGGCATTCGCGGCACCGCCGACCTGCTGGCCTACGCCGGCGCCGGCGCGGACGCCGTGCTCGTCGGCGAGGGCCTGGTGACCAGTGGAGACCCGCGCGCCGCGGTGGCCGAACTGGTGACCGCCGGAACCCATCCGTCCTGCCCCAAGCCGGTGCGCCGGGGTCGGTGA
- the mgtA gene encoding magnesium-translocating P-type ATPase, translating to MRTLREEYLMTMSTPLPLAPPPGLPPEGKRPSRRDRKAAELESQTRAVGTKLTGISVQPAKQVLRDLDTVREGLTHEEAALRLLQYGKNQIAHEQVPHWIVQLAKAFWNPFILVLLFLDVVLYLTEDLEGVITITTMITISTVIRFWQEFRSTKAAEALAKLVTTTAAVFRRNETEPRCPATEIPMTGVVPGDIVQLAAGDMVPADMRLIAAKDLMLSQAALTGESLPVEKADTVSGDGAGVVRGNPAEADNMVLMGTSVTSGTGIGVVVATGSETYFGSMADGIVGANPETAFDTGVKKVSFLLIRFMMVMVPIVFVINGLNQGDWASAFLFAVAVAVGLTPEMLPVVVTANLAKGAMAMSKRKVVVKRLNAIQNLGGMDVLCTDKTGTLTEDRIVLDRYLDIHGRLDDEVLQCAYLNSHFQTGLRNLMDRAVMDRVDEAEEVVIESRFRLVDEIPFDFVRRRMSVVVSDNLGHENENQLICKGAVEEVIALCGYALDRDMPIPLTPEMREKVIGIAEANNREGLRVLAVATKAVPVRDTYAVTDESEMTLIGFLAFLDPPKQDAASALKALADNGVAVKVVTGDNDLVAARVCADVGIDVGEVVTGTVLDLTADEDLPELVARTTLFAKINPVQKARIVRALQSQGRTVGFLGDGINDAAALRDADVGISVDTAVDIAKESADIILLEKDLMVLERGVLMGRQTFGNTMKYIKMTASSNFGNVFSVLVASAFLPFQPMLAVHLLVQNLLYDISQLTIPWDRMDPEYLRKPQKWNARDLGRFMVCIGPTSSIFDMTTFALMWFVFQANSPEHQTLFQSGWFIEGLLSQTLIVHMIRTQKIPFIQSRAAMPVMLTTGTIMAIGIWLPFSPLASTLQMQALPLTYFPWLVLTLLSYCCVAQLAKTLYIRKFHRWL from the coding sequence ATGCGCACCCTTCGCGAGGAGTACCTCATGACCATGTCCACTCCCCTGCCCCTGGCGCCACCGCCGGGGCTGCCCCCTGAGGGCAAGCGGCCCAGCCGCCGGGACCGCAAGGCCGCCGAACTCGAATCACAGACCCGCGCGGTGGGGACCAAGCTCACCGGTATCAGCGTGCAGCCCGCCAAACAGGTGCTGCGCGACCTGGATACGGTGCGCGAGGGCCTCACGCACGAGGAGGCCGCACTGCGGCTGCTGCAGTACGGCAAGAATCAGATCGCGCACGAGCAGGTGCCGCACTGGATCGTGCAGCTGGCCAAGGCATTCTGGAATCCGTTCATCCTGGTGCTGCTGTTCCTGGATGTGGTCCTCTATCTGACCGAGGATCTCGAGGGCGTCATCACCATCACCACCATGATCACCATCAGCACGGTGATCCGATTCTGGCAGGAGTTCCGCTCCACCAAGGCCGCCGAGGCGCTCGCCAAGCTGGTCACCACCACGGCCGCCGTCTTCCGGCGCAATGAGACCGAACCCCGCTGTCCGGCAACGGAGATCCCCATGACCGGGGTGGTCCCGGGCGATATCGTGCAGCTGGCGGCCGGAGATATGGTGCCGGCGGATATGCGGCTCATCGCGGCCAAGGATCTGATGCTCAGCCAGGCCGCCCTCACCGGTGAATCACTGCCGGTGGAGAAGGCCGACACCGTCTCCGGCGACGGCGCCGGCGTGGTGCGCGGCAATCCCGCCGAGGCCGACAATATGGTGCTGATGGGCACCTCGGTGACCTCCGGCACCGGTATCGGCGTGGTCGTGGCGACCGGGTCCGAAACCTATTTCGGGTCCATGGCCGACGGAATTGTGGGCGCGAATCCGGAGACCGCGTTCGACACCGGGGTGAAGAAGGTCAGCTTCCTGCTGATCCGCTTCATGATGGTGATGGTCCCGATCGTCTTCGTCATCAATGGCCTCAATCAGGGCGATTGGGCCTCGGCGTTCCTGTTCGCGGTGGCCGTGGCGGTGGGTCTGACCCCGGAGATGCTGCCGGTGGTGGTGACCGCGAATCTGGCCAAGGGCGCGATGGCCATGTCGAAGCGCAAGGTTGTGGTCAAGCGGCTCAATGCCATTCAGAATCTGGGCGGCATGGATGTGCTGTGCACGGACAAGACCGGCACGCTCACCGAGGACCGCATCGTGTTGGACCGGTACCTGGATATTCACGGCCGGCTCGATGACGAGGTGCTCCAGTGCGCCTACCTGAACAGCCACTTCCAGACCGGTCTGCGCAATCTCATGGATCGCGCGGTCATGGACCGGGTGGACGAGGCCGAGGAGGTGGTGATCGAGAGCCGCTTCCGGCTGGTCGACGAGATCCCGTTCGATTTCGTGCGACGGCGCATGTCGGTGGTGGTCAGCGACAATCTCGGGCACGAGAACGAGAATCAGCTGATCTGCAAGGGCGCGGTGGAGGAGGTCATCGCACTGTGCGGGTACGCCCTCGACCGCGATATGCCGATTCCGCTCACCCCGGAAATGCGCGAGAAGGTCATCGGCATCGCGGAGGCCAATAATCGGGAGGGCCTGCGCGTGCTCGCGGTGGCCACCAAGGCGGTGCCGGTGCGGGATACCTACGCCGTCACCGACGAGTCCGAGATGACGCTGATCGGCTTCCTCGCCTTCCTCGATCCGCCCAAGCAGGACGCGGCGTCGGCGTTGAAAGCGCTGGCGGACAATGGCGTTGCGGTGAAGGTGGTCACCGGTGACAACGATCTGGTGGCGGCGCGGGTGTGCGCGGATGTCGGCATCGATGTCGGCGAGGTGGTGACCGGCACCGTGCTGGATCTGACCGCCGATGAGGATCTGCCCGAACTGGTCGCGCGGACAACGCTTTTCGCGAAGATCAATCCGGTGCAGAAGGCGCGCATCGTGCGGGCGCTGCAATCACAGGGCCGCACAGTGGGTTTCCTCGGCGACGGTATCAATGATGCCGCGGCGCTGCGGGACGCCGATGTGGGCATCTCCGTGGACACGGCCGTGGACATCGCCAAGGAATCGGCCGACATCATTCTGCTGGAGAAGGACCTCATGGTCCTCGAGCGCGGTGTGCTCATGGGCCGTCAGACCTTCGGCAACACCATGAAGTACATCAAGATGACCGCGTCGTCGAATTTCGGCAATGTGTTCTCGGTGCTGGTGGCCTCGGCGTTCCTGCCGTTTCAGCCCATGCTGGCGGTGCACCTGCTGGTGCAGAACCTGCTCTACGACATCTCACAGCTCACGATTCCGTGGGATCGGATGGATCCGGAGTATCTGCGCAAGCCGCAGAAGTGGAATGCCAGGGATCTGGGCCGGTTCATGGTGTGCATCGGGCCGACCAGCTCGATCTTCGATATGACGACCTTCGCGCTCATGTGGTTCGTGTTCCAGGCCAACAGCCCGGAACATCAGACGCTGTTCCAATCCGGTTGGTTCATCGAGGGTTTGCTGTCGCAGACCTTGATCGTGCACATGATCCGGACGCAGAAGATCCCGTTCATCCAGTCGCGGGCGGCCATGCCGGTCATGCTCACCACCGGCACGATCATGGCCATCGGCATCTGGCTGCCGTTCTCGCCGCTGGCGAGCACCTTGCAGATGCAGGCGCTGCCGCTGACCTACTTCCCGTGGCTGGTGCTGACACTGCTCAG
- the trpA gene encoding tryptophan synthase subunit alpha, with the protein MSQQSRLANTFAACREENRAALIGYLPAGYPDVQGSIDVCRTMVENGCDIIEVGIAYSDPVMDGPTIQHATEQALANGVRVRDVFKVVEAISQAGGKAVVMTYWNPVLKYGVDSFSRDLAAAGGLGLITPNLIPEEADDWFVASSTHNLDRIFLVAPSSTEERLVKTLEASRGFVYAASTMGVTGARDQVSSLAPALCARVRAHSDIPIGVGLGVRSGAQAAEIASYADGVIVGSALVTAAGEGLGAVAQLTEELALGVRSATVAS; encoded by the coding sequence GTGAGCCAGCAGTCCCGACTCGCCAACACCTTCGCGGCCTGCCGCGAGGAGAACCGCGCCGCGCTCATCGGCTACCTGCCCGCCGGCTACCCGGATGTGCAGGGCTCCATCGACGTCTGCCGCACCATGGTCGAAAATGGTTGCGACATCATCGAAGTCGGCATCGCCTACTCCGATCCGGTGATGGACGGCCCCACCATCCAGCACGCCACCGAGCAGGCGCTCGCGAACGGCGTGCGGGTGCGCGACGTGTTCAAGGTCGTGGAGGCCATCTCCCAGGCCGGCGGCAAGGCCGTCGTCATGACCTACTGGAACCCGGTGCTCAAGTACGGCGTCGACAGCTTCTCGCGTGACCTCGCGGCGGCGGGCGGCCTCGGACTCATCACCCCGAACCTGATCCCGGAAGAGGCCGACGACTGGTTCGTGGCGTCCTCCACGCACAACCTGGACCGCATCTTCCTGGTGGCTCCCTCCTCCACCGAAGAGCGTCTGGTGAAGACCCTCGAGGCCAGCCGCGGCTTCGTCTACGCGGCCTCCACCATGGGCGTCACCGGTGCACGCGATCAGGTGTCCTCGCTGGCCCCGGCCCTGTGCGCCCGCGTCCGCGCGCACTCCGACATCCCGATCGGCGTCGGCCTGGGTGTGCGCAGCGGCGCGCAGGCAGCCGAAATCGCCTCCTACGCAGACGGTGTCATCGTCGGCTCCGCCCTGGTGACCGCCGCAGGCGAGGGCCTGGGCGCGGTGGCCCAGCTGACCGAGGAACTCGCGCTGGGCGTGCGCTCGGCGACCGTCGCTTCCTGA
- a CDS encoding anthranilate synthase component I, whose amino-acid sequence MHGASTTSTTSREQFRVLAADHRVVPVIRKVLADSETPLSAYRKLAADRAGTFLLESAENGRSWSRWSFIGAGAPSALTVVDGEAAWLGQTPADAPSGGDPLLALRETLQVLRTERLPGLPPLTGGMVGYLGYDAVRRMERLPSIAADDLELPEMVLLLATDLAAFDHHEGAITLIANAVNWNGTDEHVDAAYDDAVARLDRMTEALAAPADSTVSVFDRPEPNFRRQRTSEEFGAGVRRLVKEIEAGEAFQVVLSQRFEMEYGGTALDLYRMLRASNPSPYMYLMHIPDGSGGTAFSIVGSSPESLVTVKDGVATTHPIAGTRWRGATEEDDLLLEKGLLADEKENAEHLMLVDLGRNDLGRVCEPGTVRVTEYRHIERYSHVMHLVSTVSGRLAPGKVALDAVQACFPAGTLSGAPKVRAMELIEELEPTRRGIYGGVVGYLDFAGDADTAICIRTALLKNGTAYVQAGAGVVADSDPDYEDVESRNKAMAVLKAVAAAETVRAFRPNGDGQ is encoded by the coding sequence ATGCACGGCGCATCCACTACCTCCACCACCTCCCGCGAACAGTTCCGTGTACTCGCGGCCGATCACCGGGTCGTGCCGGTGATTCGAAAGGTGTTGGCGGACTCGGAGACTCCCCTGTCGGCCTACCGCAAGCTGGCCGCGGACCGGGCGGGAACCTTCCTGCTGGAATCCGCGGAAAACGGGCGGTCATGGTCGCGATGGTCGTTCATCGGGGCCGGGGCGCCCAGTGCGCTCACGGTCGTCGACGGTGAGGCGGCCTGGCTGGGACAGACGCCGGCCGACGCGCCATCGGGTGGCGACCCGCTGCTCGCACTGCGCGAGACGTTGCAGGTGCTGCGCACCGAGCGGCTGCCCGGATTGCCGCCCTTGACCGGTGGCATGGTCGGGTATCTCGGGTACGACGCGGTGCGGCGCATGGAACGGCTGCCGTCGATCGCCGCCGATGATCTCGAGCTGCCGGAGATGGTGCTGCTGCTGGCCACCGATCTCGCGGCCTTCGATCACCACGAGGGCGCGATCACGCTCATCGCCAATGCCGTCAACTGGAACGGCACCGATGAACATGTGGACGCGGCGTACGACGACGCGGTGGCGCGGCTCGACCGGATGACCGAGGCGCTCGCCGCGCCGGCCGACTCGACGGTGTCGGTGTTCGATCGGCCCGAACCCAACTTCCGCCGCCAGCGCACCTCCGAGGAATTCGGGGCGGGCGTGCGGCGGCTGGTCAAGGAGATCGAGGCGGGCGAGGCCTTCCAGGTGGTGCTGTCGCAGCGCTTCGAAATGGAATACGGCGGAACGGCTCTCGATCTCTACCGCATGCTGCGCGCCTCGAATCCGAGCCCGTACATGTACCTCATGCACATTCCGGACGGGTCCGGCGGCACCGCGTTCTCCATCGTCGGCTCCAGCCCGGAATCCCTGGTGACGGTGAAGGACGGCGTGGCCACCACGCATCCCATCGCGGGCACCCGCTGGCGCGGGGCCACCGAGGAGGACGATCTGCTCCTCGAGAAGGGCCTGCTCGCCGACGAGAAGGAGAACGCCGAGCACCTCATGCTCGTCGACCTCGGCCGCAACGACCTCGGCCGGGTGTGTGAGCCCGGCACCGTGCGCGTCACCGAATACCGGCACATCGAGCGCTACAGCCACGTCATGCACCTGGTCTCCACGGTGTCGGGCCGCCTCGCCCCCGGCAAGGTCGCCCTCGACGCCGTGCAGGCGTGCTTCCCGGCGGGCACGCTCTCGGGTGCGCCCAAGGTCCGCGCCATGGAGTTGATCGAGGAACTCGAACCCACTCGCCGCGGCATCTACGGCGGCGTGGTCGGTTATCTCGACTTCGCCGGCGACGCCGACACGGCGATCTGCATCCGCACCGCGCTGCTCAAGAACGGCACCGCCTACGTGCAGGCGGGTGCGGGCGTGGTTGCCGACTCCGACCCGGACTACGAGGACGTCGAATCCCGCAACAAGGCCATGGCGGTGCTCAAGGCCGTGGCCGCCGCGGAAACGGTGCGCGCCTTCCGGCCCAACGGTGACGGGCAATGA
- the hisI gene encoding phosphoribosyl-AMP cyclohydrolase has translation MSLDPAISARLKRNADGLFAAVAQEKSTGDVLMMAWMDDEALARTLETRKGTYYSRSRQQYWVKGETSGHTQYVHEVRLDCDGDTVLLIVDQEGAACHTGTHTCFDTDVLLAETD, from the coding sequence ATGAGCCTGGACCCCGCAATCTCCGCCCGCCTCAAGCGCAATGCGGACGGCCTCTTCGCCGCCGTCGCGCAGGAGAAGAGCACCGGGGATGTGCTCATGATGGCCTGGATGGACGACGAAGCCCTCGCGCGCACCCTCGAAACCCGCAAGGGCACATACTATTCGCGCTCGCGGCAGCAGTACTGGGTCAAGGGCGAGACCTCCGGCCACACCCAGTATGTGCATGAGGTCCGTCTCGACTGCGACGGCGACACGGTGCTGTTGATCGTCGATCAGGAGGGCGCGGCCTGCCACACCGGCACCCACACCTGCTTCGACACGGATGTGCTGCTCGCCGAAACGGACTGA
- a CDS encoding MarR family winged helix-turn-helix transcriptional regulator: protein MTRLPAALDTQLQRESGITHFEFFVMTLLSEEPGHRLQLSELAKKANASLSRLSHVVSKLERLGWAQRVTIPGRRGAQAVLTETGFRKVTEAQPGYLECVRNLVFDGLDKEQTKQLLELGETMVAQMERGISRGNGRSSRPISHDGLS, encoded by the coding sequence ATGACACGACTTCCAGCTGCCCTGGATACCCAACTCCAACGGGAGTCCGGGATTACCCATTTCGAATTCTTCGTGATGACTCTGCTGTCCGAAGAACCAGGGCACCGGTTGCAACTGAGCGAGCTTGCCAAAAAGGCAAACGCATCGCTATCGCGGCTTTCGCATGTGGTGTCGAAGCTGGAACGACTGGGGTGGGCGCAACGCGTCACCATCCCGGGGCGGCGCGGGGCACAGGCCGTGCTCACCGAGACCGGATTCCGGAAGGTGACCGAGGCGCAGCCCGGCTACCTCGAGTGCGTGCGCAACCTCGTCTTCGACGGGCTCGACAAGGAGCAGACCAAGCAGCTGCTCGAGCTCGGCGAGACCATGGTGGCGCAGATGGAACGCGGAATCTCCCGGGGGAACGGGCGTTCCAGCCGGCCCATCTCCCACGACGGGCTCAGCTAG
- the trpB gene encoding tryptophan synthase subunit beta produces the protein MTQTKDALGKNASLPRMSEGIANKSHEPDLGGHFGVYGGRHVPEALMAVIEEVTAEYDKCRVDPNFLDELDRLQRDYTGRPSPVFECKNLAQHAGGARIFLKREDLNHTGSHKINNVLGQVLLAKRMGKTRVIAETGAGQHGVATATACALLGIECVIYMGAVDTARQALNVARMRLLGAEVVSVTTGSQTLKDAINEALRDWVTNADRTYYCFGTAAGPHPFPLMVRDFQRVVGLEARVQIQAHAGRLPDAVTACVGGGSNAIGIFHAFIDDPGVRLIGYEAAGDGVETGRHAATFTGGTPGAFQGAYSYLLQDEDGQTIESHSISAGLDYPGVGPEHAYLKDTGRAEYYPITDTEAMDALMLLSRAEGIIPAIESAHAVAGAVKLGKELGEGAIILVSLSGRGDKDMDTAARWFGLFDKPEEQAQ, from the coding sequence ATGACGCAGACCAAGGACGCCCTCGGCAAGAACGCTTCGCTCCCGCGGATGAGCGAGGGCATCGCGAACAAATCGCACGAACCCGACCTCGGCGGCCACTTCGGCGTCTACGGCGGACGGCACGTGCCCGAGGCGCTCATGGCCGTGATCGAAGAGGTCACCGCCGAATACGACAAGTGCCGGGTCGACCCGAACTTCCTGGACGAGCTGGACCGCCTGCAGCGTGACTACACCGGGCGTCCCTCGCCGGTGTTCGAATGCAAGAACCTGGCCCAGCACGCCGGTGGCGCGCGCATCTTCCTCAAGCGGGAAGACCTGAACCACACCGGTTCTCACAAAATCAACAATGTGCTCGGGCAGGTGCTGCTGGCCAAGCGCATGGGCAAGACCCGCGTGATCGCGGAAACCGGTGCGGGACAGCACGGTGTCGCCACGGCCACCGCGTGCGCGCTGCTCGGCATCGAGTGCGTGATCTACATGGGCGCGGTCGACACCGCGCGGCAGGCGCTGAACGTGGCCCGCATGCGGCTGCTCGGCGCCGAAGTCGTCAGTGTGACAACGGGTTCGCAGACGCTGAAGGACGCCATCAACGAGGCGCTGCGCGACTGGGTCACCAATGCCGACCGCACCTACTACTGCTTCGGCACCGCTGCGGGCCCGCATCCGTTCCCGCTCATGGTGCGCGACTTCCAGCGTGTGGTGGGGCTGGAGGCGCGGGTGCAGATCCAGGCGCACGCCGGGCGGCTGCCCGACGCCGTAACCGCCTGTGTCGGTGGCGGGTCCAATGCCATCGGCATCTTCCACGCCTTCATCGACGATCCGGGCGTGCGGCTCATCGGTTACGAGGCCGCGGGCGACGGTGTCGAAACCGGTCGCCACGCCGCCACTTTCACCGGTGGCACGCCGGGCGCGTTCCAGGGCGCGTACTCGTACCTGCTGCAGGACGAGGACGGGCAGACCATCGAATCCCATTCCATCTCCGCGGGATTGGACTACCCGGGCGTCGGCCCGGAGCACGCCTACCTCAAGGACACCGGGCGGGCCGAGTACTACCCGATCACCGACACCGAGGCCATGGACGCGCTCATGCTGCTCTCGCGCGCCGAGGGCATCATCCCGGCCATCGAGTCGGCGCACGCGGTCGCGGGTGCGGTCAAGCTGGGTAAGGAATTGGGCGAGGGCGCAATCATTCTGGTGAGCCTGTCCGGTCGCGGCGACAAGGACATGGACACCGCCGCCCGCTGGTTCGGGCTGTTCGACAAGCCGGAGGAGCAAGCCCAGTGA
- a CDS encoding peroxiredoxin has protein sequence MKPGQIAPNFELADQTGTKRTLDSLLADGPVVLFFYPAANTPVCTAEACHFRDLASEFKALGASCVGISADSVDTQSGFAEKQGLNYPVLSDPGAKVAAEFGVKRGLLGAIVPVKRTTFVIDPDRTVAKVISSEMRAAVHADDALEFLKNRG, from the coding sequence ATGAAGCCTGGCCAGATCGCTCCCAACTTCGAGCTCGCCGACCAGACCGGCACCAAGCGCACCCTCGATTCCCTGCTCGCCGACGGCCCCGTGGTGCTGTTCTTCTACCCCGCCGCCAATACCCCCGTGTGCACCGCCGAGGCGTGCCACTTCCGGGATCTGGCAAGCGAATTCAAGGCCCTGGGTGCGAGCTGCGTGGGCATCAGCGCCGACTCGGTGGACACGCAGTCCGGCTTCGCCGAGAAGCAGGGGCTGAACTATCCGGTGCTGTCCGATCCCGGCGCGAAGGTGGCCGCCGAGTTCGGGGTGAAGCGCGGCCTGCTGGGCGCGATCGTCCCGGTCAAGCGCACCACCTTCGTGATCGACCCGGATCGCACCGTCGCCAAGGTCATTTCGAGCGAGATGCGCGCCGCCGTGCACGCCGACGACGCCCTCGAATTCCTGAAGAACCGCGGCTGA
- a CDS encoding TIGR02234 family membrane protein, whose translation MSESDPDRPPKTAAAQHNPDDSGSAAGGAADTARVTPAAVDRERETVAAQIDTDVESGPEGIRQRALEADLREAEANAAQAEADAAAAEIDAAGARRRPVVAALLLAVAAGLLWVSSRMTWVSFDVVGEVGDARTMRDETLDGGEWFGALTPLALALLATVAAVFATRGWFRRLVGVIVGVLAAVAAVPAYALLRGEGRTAERAATLADLRSWEVAEKIQTSAFPAWLSIAGALAAFAAALLLVRMPVEAVKAPGKYDNPAARKAAATDAVAAAAADRGTEAHAEARDTISGSQRGSRDQLSGRVLWDALDEGVDPTDDETNRGAAHDDPGSGGVGDRAR comes from the coding sequence ATGAGCGAGAGCGACCCGGATCGGCCCCCGAAAACCGCTGCGGCGCAGCACAACCCCGACGACTCCGGGAGCGCCGCCGGGGGCGCAGCGGATACCGCGCGCGTCACCCCGGCAGCCGTCGACCGCGAGCGGGAAACCGTTGCCGCACAGATCGATACCGATGTCGAATCCGGCCCCGAGGGGATCCGGCAGCGTGCGTTGGAAGCCGACCTGCGGGAGGCGGAGGCCAATGCCGCGCAGGCCGAGGCCGACGCGGCGGCCGCCGAAATCGACGCCGCCGGGGCGCGCCGCAGGCCGGTGGTGGCGGCGTTGCTGCTGGCCGTCGCGGCAGGATTGCTGTGGGTGTCCTCGCGGATGACGTGGGTGAGCTTCGACGTCGTCGGCGAGGTCGGCGACGCGCGGACGATGCGCGACGAAACACTCGATGGCGGCGAGTGGTTCGGGGCGCTGACGCCGCTGGCATTGGCCTTGCTGGCGACGGTCGCGGCGGTATTCGCCACCCGCGGCTGGTTCCGGCGACTCGTCGGCGTGATCGTCGGGGTGCTGGCCGCGGTGGCGGCGGTCCCGGCATACGCGCTCCTCAGAGGTGAGGGACGGACCGCCGAACGCGCCGCGACACTGGCCGATCTCAGATCGTGGGAAGTCGCCGAGAAGATCCAGACCTCGGCCTTCCCGGCGTGGCTGTCCATCGCCGGTGCGCTGGCGGCGTTCGCGGCGGCGCTGCTGCTGGTGCGCATGCCCGTGGAGGCCGTCAAGGCCCCCGGCAAGTACGACAATCCGGCGGCCCGGAAGGCGGCTGCGACGGACGCCGTGGCCGCCGCAGCGGCCGATCGCGGTACCGAAGCTCACGCGGAGGCGCGGGACACGATCTCCGGGTCACAGCGTGGCTCACGAGACCAGTTGTCCGGCCGGGTGCTGTGGGACGCCCTCGACGAAGGTGTCGATCCGACCGACGATGAAACCAATCGCGGTGCCGCACACGATGATCCAGGTAGCGGGGGAGTGGGCGACCGAGCCCGCTGA
- a CDS encoding permease, whose protein sequence is MTTPSDITPGADVPEQKRSTFVTWRNRIIALVLLAVILWVTYLILAAFLPRWWAQRIAEMVSGSFSKGIWYGLVMGVLCTLVPLLLLLLAGMTWRKRGGPFIAGAAVVLAVVAAVPNLLTLAIVAGNSNAAHAGERILDVDAPAFRGAVLTGAIVSAVLFLLVAFLLVRRRFRKHRAAKQRMEQEKQRVATEKPEPSQDPGAY, encoded by the coding sequence ATGACTACGCCCAGCGACATCACGCCCGGCGCGGACGTGCCGGAGCAGAAGCGGTCGACATTCGTCACGTGGCGCAATCGGATCATTGCCCTGGTGTTGCTGGCAGTGATTTTGTGGGTGACGTATCTGATTCTGGCCGCATTCCTGCCGCGATGGTGGGCGCAGCGCATCGCCGAAATGGTCTCGGGCAGTTTTTCCAAGGGCATTTGGTACGGGCTCGTGATGGGCGTGCTCTGTACGCTTGTGCCACTTTTGCTGCTACTGCTGGCCGGAATGACCTGGCGGAAACGGGGCGGTCCGTTTATTGCGGGCGCCGCCGTGGTGCTGGCAGTTGTTGCGGCAGTGCCGAATTTGTTGACCCTGGCCATCGTGGCCGGGAACAGCAATGCCGCGCACGCGGGTGAGCGCATTCTCGATGTCGACGCACCGGCATTTCGCGGCGCGGTGCTGACCGGGGCCATCGTCTCCGCCGTCCTGTTCCTCCTGGTCGCATTTCTGTTGGTGCGCAGGCGATTCCGCAAACATCGTGCCGCGAAACAGCGCATGGAACAGGAAAAGCAGCGCGTGGCAACGGAAAAGCCCGAGCCGTCACAGGACCCCGGCGCGTACTGA